Below is a genomic region from Rutidosis leptorrhynchoides isolate AG116_Rl617_1_P2 unplaced genomic scaffold, CSIRO_AGI_Rlap_v1 contig44, whole genome shotgun sequence.
GAGCACCAGCCGTCCGTTGTCACGGCGAGACTGCACAGAGAGGGACGCCCCGTCTTCTCGAGACAGGGAAGGTAGAGGGGGAGGGAAAGATCGAGGTTGGATCTTCCTACTAGCAGCATAATTGTACTTGACAACATCGAAGTCTTCCCGGTCAACACTCTGCAGCGGCATCCCCTCTTGTTGAAGTGGCTCCGGCTCTTCTTCCTTTCCATCTTCCACGTCCCCGACTTCTGATGGCGGGTACGAGGAGAACGCGTCGGAGCCAGTCTCGGACCCAAGGCTCTCAGTGCAAGTCTGGAGGCTCTTCTCACTCAAAGAGCTCGCAGATCTCTTCACCAGAGGGTGAACGTAAGGCGGGGGAAGGGACTTCGAATCCGCAGACTTATGAGAGAGAATTAAGCTCCAAGTGCACTTCTCTTCCTGGATGGAGTTCCAAATGTCAAGCTGGCCTCTCCCTTCGTCATCCTTCTGTGCATCCTCGTCATCTTCTTCCGAGAAAGAAGACGCAGCAACGATCGAGGCCTGAAGCTCTTCAGCTGACGCAATCTTCTTTATCGGAGAGAAACCATTATGGGTGAGCCACTTCTTGGACGACATATCAGCAGAGAGTGTCCTACGAAGCGAAGCTTCTTGGCTCTCTCGCAGTCTGACCCAAGAATAGAGACAATGCCCTGCTTCTCGGCAGCTCTGACCTCATCGTCGATTCGGAAGGTAGGAGGCAGAGGTATGCTCTTTCTAAGAGAAGGTGACATCTCTTGGATTGTGAGATGAGGAGAGGAAAATTTATCTGCACAAATAATGAATGGATGGATGAGAAGAACAGTTCAACAAGACTTAACATCAAGAAGCTAACGGATGACAATCAATCATGCCATCACTGGTCGGTTAGGGAACGCTAAGTTTTTCTATCAAGTCCAGAATTTCATCTCCAAAATTAGGTTCAGTGCCGAAATGGGTGCAGTACAAGCTTAGATGGTCAGTGCACACTCAAACTGCTATACTATTTGCTTTTGCTAGAATATTCTTCCAGACAACGAGAAAAACCACCCACGGTAGGTAGAATCTCGTGTCGATATCCCCATCAGCTCACGGACCGTGCAAGCCGCAATTGCTGAATTACGAGGACAAACAAGGGCAGTTGTCATCGTTTTAATGTCTCATATAACTCCCTGTCATTTTTGGCCAAAGATGACCATAGACATGACTCTCTGCGTTGGCCAAACAATGTCCCAAGCAAGAACAGAGCAGGGGCTCTGCCGAGCCCGACACGcacaactcgaaaaaatctcaatGACCAGAACTTAAATAATCGGGAGAATTTGGGCACAATCTCCACACAAAGCTCAAAGATAGATTTTTTTTCAATGGCTTGTGCGTTCCAAATTCATCAGATCCATCACAAAACAGATAGCAAACATCTCGAGTTTTTCTCTCCACTGGCATGATGATGTGCAGAAACTATTTTCTTCCATCGAGCCAATGACACGACACCACATGGGAACCCAAATTTGTTTATCTTTTCCTGACTTTCATGACAACTCAAATCGGAAAAATGCTTGATTAGCCACGTTATCAAGCAAACGGTGGGCCATAGAGATACTAAGACCATGTACCATGTCAAAAACAGCTTCATAGTACGGTTCCCACGAAAGAAAAGAGGAAATGAAGAACTGGGGGAGGCGACAAGTGAGCGGACTCACCGGTTCCCGCGCGGACTCAGCGAGCGAGCTCGAACTCTCTTGCCACGCGGAGCCTCTGCAGAATCTCCTCTCGCCTCACCTTCTGAAATTCGAGCGGACCCGGGTCAACGCCGAACACCCTTTTCGCAGAAACCGAACCGCAAATGGAAGCTGAAGAGGGTGATCGAAGCAGCGACCTTCAGGCTTCTGCAAGAAGCATGTACGGCTTCTCTCTGCACTGCAGAAGAAGGAGCAGAGGAAGAAGAAGGGTGGGGGGAAGGAGGAGGAGGAGCGGCAACAACAGCAACCCACAGAGGCCTGCGAGGAGAGACCACTACTGGGTGCGTGTTGCACGGCTCGCCGGTCGGAGAGCCGTGCAAGGATTCGATCTTTCTTCAAGTTCTTGTATTTCCCGGCGACGATAAAGGTGGATTTTTTAAGGCTGGAGCGGACGGTAAGTGTGCTCGAGTAGTGGTGGGGGAGGAAGTGGCTTGCACAAGGAAAAGGAGTGACGGTCGAGGGTATTTGTAGGTGCCAAAAGCCGTCG
It encodes:
- the LOC139883721 gene encoding LOW QUALITY PROTEIN: protein FAF-like, chloroplastic (The sequence of the model RefSeq protein was modified relative to this genomic sequence to represent the inferred CDS: inserted 1 base in 1 codon) encodes the protein MVLVSLWPTVCLITWLIKHFSDLSCHESQEKINKFGFPCGVVSLARWKKIVSAHHHASGEKNSRYKFSSPHLTIQEMSPSLRKSIPLPPTFRIDDEVRAAEKQGIVSILGSDXRESQEASLRRTLSADMSSKKWLTHNGFSPIKKIASAEELQASIVAASSFSEEDDEDAQKDDEGRGQLDIWNSIQEEKCTWSLILSHKSADSKSLPPPYVHPLVKRSASSLSEKSLQTCTESLGSETGSDAFSSYPPSEVGDVEDGKEEEPEPLQQEGMPLQSVDREDFDVVKYNYAASRKIQPRSFPPPLPSLSREDGASLSVQSRRDNGRLVLEAVSILSEKNFQAQREDGRLILTLWTAFRLLDEDVESSDGNSDEEEEESEEEDGEQEKQEEAEELEYARLVNGRGARELEFAMERTPNMSSGVINVHKLALLMNKPIGPLNGNSTWQSKSNKVANCEEEEEEALALEESLPLRAPMARMLSSQSLSPQSAPASASFNAYEYFWRSKSMSTAVISPITLQFPSQKNCSNNNYIMSKNSMLNEPQGAMLVKQSEAYYLAPLLNSCNNPRSTLFLWEPKCIATS